A stretch of the bacterium genome encodes the following:
- the tuf gene encoding elongation factor Tu, which yields MAEKAKFVRSKPHVNVGTVGHIDHGKTTLTAAIMNVLKLKGLIQKAEGVDQIDNAPEEKARGITIAIHHSEYETEKRHYAHIDCPGHADYIKNMITGSAQMDGAILVVSAADGPMPQTREHIILARQVGVPYIVVFLNKVDQVDDKELIDLVESEVRELLKKYEFPGDEIPVIRGSALKALEAKSVDDEWCKPILELAKALDEYIPDPIRETDKPFLMPVEDIFSIEGRGTVVTGRVERGVVKVNEEVELVGLKPTSKVVVTGIEMFNKVLDEGRAGENVGILLRGSKKEDVERGQVIAKTGSVTPHTEFEASAYILSKEEGGRHTPFFTGYKPQFYIRTCDITGEATLPAGTEMVMPGDTVNLSIKLIAPVALEEKQRFAIREGGKTVGAGAITKIIK from the coding sequence ATGGCAGAAAAAGCAAAATTCGTCAGATCAAAACCCCACGTTAACGTCGGGACTGTCGGTCACATTGACCACGGCAAGACGACTTTAACGGCGGCGATAATGAATGTTCTTAAATTAAAAGGTCTTATTCAAAAAGCCGAAGGCGTGGATCAGATTGACAATGCGCCCGAAGAAAAAGCTCGGGGGATTACGATTGCCATTCACCACTCGGAATACGAAACCGAGAAAAGACACTATGCCCACATTGATTGTCCGGGGCACGCCGACTATATCAAAAACATGATTACGGGTTCCGCCCAGATGGACGGCGCGATTTTGGTGGTTTCCGCGGCTGACGGCCCGATGCCTCAAACCCGAGAGCATATTATTTTGGCCCGTCAGGTTGGAGTTCCTTATATTGTTGTCTTTTTGAACAAAGTTGACCAGGTTGACGATAAGGAATTAATTGATTTAGTTGAGTCCGAAGTGAGAGAGCTTTTGAAAAAATATGAATTTCCTGGCGATGAGATTCCGGTTATTCGCGGTTCAGCCCTTAAGGCCTTGGAAGCCAAATCAGTTGACGATGAATGGTGCAAACCGATTCTTGAATTAGCCAAAGCGCTTGATGAATATATTCCTGACCCGATTAGAGAAACCGACAAGCCTTTTCTTATGCCGGTTGAGGATATTTTTAGCATTGAAGGTCGCGGCACGGTGGTTACCGGAAGAGTTGAGCGGGGAGTAGTCAAAGTCAACGAAGAGGTTGAACTGGTTGGCTTGAAACCCACGAGCAAAGTGGTAGTCACGGGCATTGAAATGTTTAATAAGGTATTAGATGAAGGTCGCGCTGGAGAAAACGTTGGTATTTTGCTTCGGGGTTCTAAAAAAGAGGACGTGGAGCGCGGTCAGGTTATCGCTAAAACCGGCAGTGTTACGCCGCACACTGAATTTGAAGCCAGTGCTTATATTTTGAGTAAAGAAGAAGGTGGCCGTCATACGCCGTTCTTCACCGGTTATAAACCCCAATTTTACATTCGGACCTGTGATATCACCGGCGAAGCGACTCTTCCTGCCGGAACGGAAATGGTAATGCCCGGCGATACCGTCAATCTTAGTATCAAACTTATTGCTCCGGTGGCTTTGGAAGAAAAACAACGTTTCGCTATTCGCGAAGGAGGCAAAACGGTAGGCGCTGGCGCCATAACTAAGATAATAAAGTAA
- the rpsJ gene encoding 30S ribosomal protein S10: MAKVSKKVAEVEEKERVRLKIKAYDHKLIDNSCRQIIEVIERQGGEVVGPVPLPTEFHRYTVNRSTFIHKDSREQFEMRVHKRLIDIINPSQKIIASLDNLNLPAGVDIEVKL; encoded by the coding sequence ATGGCGAAAGTTTCTAAAAAAGTTGCCGAAGTGGAAGAAAAGGAAAGAGTAAGATTGAAAATCAAGGCTTACGACCATAAACTGATTGACAATTCTTGTCGGCAAATAATTGAAGTCATAGAACGTCAGGGCGGAGAAGTAGTTGGCCCTGTTCCTCTACCGACTGAATTTCACCGTTATACCGTCAATCGTTCAACCTTTATCCATAAAGATTCACGCGAGCAATTTGAAATGAGAGTGCACAAACGCTTGATAGATATCATCAATCCCAGCCAGAAAATAATTGCTTCGCTGGATAATCTTAATTTGCCGGCAGGGGTTGATATTGAAGTGAAGCTATAG